The genomic DNA CCATAACATGCTCATAATTTCTGTACTCTTGCTCAATCTTGCCAAAACCGTCGTCCGCTTCATCGTGTGCAGTCGTAGCGAGAATTTCCTTGTTCAGTAACAATTGAGTAGAAGATGAAGGGATGGGTAAGAAGATGTGAGCTCGAGTAGTATTTGTTGGATCAAGTGGGTTGCAAAGCAGGACACTTTTGGGCAGAGAAGATATGGTGGCCGAGCTAGTTATGACATCGTTCCAGTTGGTGTTGTTCGGATCCAAAAAGTCTGTTATGATCGAAGTCTTCGTGATTTCCTCGTTCTTCAGTAGTCGGTTTAAAAAGCTAGTTAGCATTCTGATGCGGTGTCTAATTAGCTTTTCGTCGTTAGTATTAACGGAACCATTTATCACAGAGAGCGACAAGTCAACAGATCCAGCAGCTTCCGACGGCAGTAGGTAACTGGATTTGGAACCTGCCATTGACTTGCCGTAACTAGTAATAGACTGTTTTTCTGGGATCGGGGGGATCAGGGTCATTGGAAACAGCTTTATCAGGATTTTACGcaaactttcaaaatcacTGTATCTTCTCTTGACAGTAGATGCTTTGTATTTGATGGTGTAAGCGATATAGGTTCTTCCTTGCCCTTCCGAAGCCTTTGAAGCCTCTGAAATGTACACCTTGTCACCTAGTCCTGTGTCAGCTTCCCGGGTGGAAGGCTCTGGCCGTTTGATATCCATGCTTCCCGAACCACTACTATGAGACCGCGGCTGAGTGTTTAACGGTTCTGTGTCCTCATCAACATCAGTCCGGCTTTGGTATTGCTTGTTTGGGTTCTCTAACAGCCTATTCTCCTTCAAACTTGACGTATCTGAGGCTATTTCCGGCCGCTTGTTGGTAAACGGATTGTCTTGTTCCAGGATCTCCGTGCGCATAAGTCCTGCATGAGTAGTGTTACTTAGATCCAAGTTAGCATTCTTTGCCGTTAATTCCTGACCATCGGCGCCGTTGCTCGGTTTATCTTCATCATTTTCAAGGGTTCTTTTGATGTCCACAAGAATGCTCGAGTCCCCAACACTATCGGGCTTACTTTCACTTGAGTCACCCATAGCACAAATGTCGCGAAAgcgttcttcaaaagccctCTCAACGCCACTTGAGGCTACTAACTCTCATCGTTAGGTTCTTGTAAGGGGAATTAGTTCTTTAGGTGTGCTTCGTACATGCGAACATTGGCATGATACCGAGGGTCAACCATGTTGACTTCCCCTCGGTAAAAACGTTAAAGCGCCAAATCGTCTCAAGACAAAAAGGCtcaagcgatgagctgctgTGAAGTCGAAATAACGAGTTAAACTGTAAGGAGAGAGCCTTACAGCTACATATTAAGCTATGTCAACCAATAAACTGATTGGTAAATACTTTCCAATCGAAAAACAAACCGAGCTCCTGCAGACCTTGTCCACAAATGAGGAATTTGGTGAAATGTTTGAGGTGCTAGGCACCATGGAATTTGGGAAGGAAGCATTAGAGGTAGCTACACAGTGTACAACAGAGCAGGTGCTGAAAGGTTTTAAAGGGCACAATGAGACTGAAGAATGGGACGTCAGCAAACTGCGGGAGTTGGCTAAACTGACGTCAAAGCTACCAAATACGTTCGCTGCACTCCAAGAGTGGATAGTGGGTATTTTGGACCAGAATTTACAGGCGCCAAACGATACAAATGTGAAGATGCTACTAGAGTTTCTAGAGCAAACGCACATGTTTTCGGAAGGGCAGGAGTTGCCCAAGTCAGCGAAGCTGGACAAGCAACTCGTGAAGCTGATGCAGGCTGATGACCCTCAATTGGCTGAGAttagctcaaaaattctgaagtggaaaattttggatcTATCCCAGAAGTGTATggaagatgaagaatttgacCTCTTTGTGTGGGACGAATTACGAAAGGTGTTCACCTGCAATACGGACACGTTGAAGCTAAAGAACGGTTACTTATTTATCCTAAGGTTCCTCATGGAAGATAAAATCTCTCAGCGTCTTCATGACTTTATCGTATCTGACTTATTTTGGGAGTCTTTGAAGCGCGGCTTGGAACATGATGTCCACGACCTGCGCAAGTTTTCCCTCTCGATCCTGAAACTTACACTACAAAAGCTTTCGCCCAAAGACAGCTTTACAAATAATTGGATACAGTGGAAGCCTGAGTTGTATGCTGAAAATATTGCTGCATGGAAAAGGTTTACAACCTTGTACGAGATTGTTGCGCTTGATACCGCCCTCAATCAGTTTGAAGCTGCCAGCGCCGATatacttgatcttttcgagaacaaacttttgaatccTTCTTGGGTTCTTGTAATATTTTCAACAGGTTTGAAAGCGAGCATGGAAAGCGTTAGGCGGCACACAGTTCGGCTAATGCTTCGCATTAAGGACAAGTCAGTATTTCAGACGAGTTTGAATGAGCTGTCCACTGTTTTCCTTCCCGCAGCCATGTATGCGCCATACTTCAGTGTTATCGAAAAGAAATGTCCTTACGGCGAGCTCGTAAGCCAATTTGTCGCAGAACTTGTGCTACACATTTGCGAAATGGAGCCTAAAAGCGGACCCTTTGAAATGATCTTGGCAATCTTAAGTTGCCTGTACCAGCAAAGAACGTCTTTTGAGCCAGCTAAAATCTATATTATTCTGGGTCTTTATGGCGCTCTAAGACAGGCCAAAGCTCGCTCAATTGGAGGAAGTCACATAGAGCTCATTGCGAAATCGTTTGAATCTGAATCTGAGGACGACGTGTTTGAGATCACTTTGCAAACTACTTACTTGAAGCTGTTAATGCATATCGAAGTTGATATATCTCCCTACACCTGGATCGATGCACTTTCAAGGCACGTGAAAGCCAAAGGTGGCAGCTACAGGTACATTGCGCCGCTGATAGATGACTTAATTGACGTTTCAGTGCAATGCTTTGACAAGAATCAAATCCAGGATATATTTTCAGATTATGACCACGAGGACAGCACTTTTAAAACAATAGCCTACCTTATCTTTGGTACTGTACCAAGTGCCATTGAACCTTCATTCCTAAAAGAGCTCAGCAAATATGGCGAAGTCCAAACTCAGTTTAACGAAAATTTCAGTTTACTTCTGTCAGAGTTGATCTCAGCGAAACCGCCAAACTCTACGTACCAAGGCTCACATGAGCTCTCCAAACTCCCAGTTTTTGGACCTTCAGCTTGGTGCACAGTTGATCTCCATCCTCTGTACCAATCTCTGCTAAATGACTTTGATGCAgcaaagttcaagttttttgtaTGCAGCTATCAACAGACTGTGGAACATACCATGAGCACGTTAGACTTGAATTTAGACGACCTGCTGAAGCTTTacgcatttttgaagagacaCTGCCAGGAGAATGTCAGCAAAGGTTTCAAGTATAAGGATTCAATCTACGGCGACTTCTTCATGTTTCTActgtcttttttgaaatgctATGCCCTAGAACTGAATACTAGCTCAAAGAGTAACGAACTGGACTCAATTCTAGAATCCCTAAGCTCGAATGTTTTACGTGATAACGGAAACTACCAAGGAAATCTTGCTATTATCAAAGTTTTACACTACCTTCTAAGCAACTACGTTACACCCAGaattcaagattttgaatgTGAACCTCAGGATGATGAAGCTATTGTATTTCAAGTTGTTCAGATTTTGTGTTCTATTTGGGATTCAACTTCAGACGAGAGACTAGTGCTCAACCAGAAGGACTTGCATTTATCTTTCATAGAGTGCATATTCCACCCTTctgtctttttcttcgcaTTAACTTACAAAGATTTAGAGTTAGCATTAGCAGgaactctttcaaaatatggGAAAAGCATCATCCAACACTCATACTCAAGGAGAACTCTTTTGCCGGTGTTGAGCCAGCAGATAAATGCATTCATGGAGGTATATGGGAAAAACTTGGAGTGGAAGCAACACAATAATGACTGGTTGATAGTTCTTATGTTTGAGGTGTTTACTCAGCACCAGGTCAATGTCAATGGCTTTAGATTAAAGCCTATAATAGCCAAAGCGTTTGATGAACAAATCGAAAGGTTAGGAGGCCATTCTATGGGCCTCTATGAAAGAGTTTACAAATTGCCAGAAGTTTCAGCGCGGGTTTTCATAATCAGTGCTCTTTTGAATGCCAATGACGAattcaaagagaaagctcttgattATATGTTAAATAATGACGAGAACTTACTGAAGGCAAAAAAGAGCACCGATGGGCCTGAAGAGTTAGGAAGATTGCTTAAATGGCAATTACTACTTTTGACAGTTAAATCCGTTGACCATGTTACTCTTTCCAAATACGTGGAGGAGAAGGTCTTACCGAGTATTATTACCGAAGCGTCCCCACTAGTGAGGGCTTACATGGAGTGGATATCTGCCATTGACCTTACTCAAACATATTCCGAGGCTCACCCATTGAACAACGAGGACGCGCTATTTGATATGCTGAAAGATCATTCAAGACCTTTGATTTCCATAACAGCAGAGAGGATTTTGTTCATTGCACTGAAGGGACTTTCT from Lachancea thermotolerans CBS 6340 chromosome F complete sequence includes the following:
- the TRM3 gene encoding tRNA (guanosine(18)-2'-O)-methyltransferase (similar to uniprot|Q7LGS3 Saccharomyces cerevisiae YDL112W TRM3 2'-O-ribose methyltransferase catalyzes the ribose methylation of the guanosine nucleotide at position 18 of tRNAs) codes for the protein MSTNKLIGKYFPIEKQTELLQTLSTNEEFGEMFEVLGTMEFGKEALEVATQCTTEQVLKGFKGHNETEEWDVSKLRELAKLTSKLPNTFAALQEWIVGILDQNLQAPNDTNVKMLLEFLEQTHMFSEGQELPKSAKLDKQLVKLMQADDPQLAEISSKILKWKILDLSQKCMEDEEFDLFVWDELRKVFTCNTDTLKLKNGYLFILRFLMEDKISQRLHDFIVSDLFWESLKRGLEHDVHDLRKFSLSILKLTLQKLSPKDSFTNNWIQWKPELYAENIAAWKRFTTLYEIVALDTALNQFEAASADILDLFENKLLNPSWVLVIFSTGLKASMESVRRHTVRLMLRIKDKSVFQTSLNELSTVFLPAAMYAPYFSVIEKKCPYGELVSQFVAELVLHICEMEPKSGPFEMILAILSCLYQQRTSFEPAKIYIILGLYGALRQAKARSIGGSHIELIAKSFESESEDDVFEITLQTTYLKLLMHIEVDISPYTWIDALSRHVKAKGGSYRYIAPLIDDLIDVSVQCFDKNQIQDIFSDYDHEDSTFKTIAYLIFGTVPSAIEPSFLKELSKYGEVQTQFNENFSLLLSELISAKPPNSTYQGSHELSKLPVFGPSAWCTVDLHPLYQSLLNDFDAAKFKFFVCSYQQTVEHTMSTLDLNLDDLLKLYAFLKRHCQENVSKGFKYKDSIYGDFFMFLLSFLKCYALELNTSSKSNELDSILESLSSNVLRDNGNYQGNLAIIKVLHYLLSNYVTPRIQDFECEPQDDEAIVFQVVQILCSIWDSTSDERLVLNQKDLHLSFIECIFHPSVFFFALTYKDLELALAGTLSKYGKSIIQHSYSRRTLLPVLSQQINAFMEVYGKNLEWKQHNNDWLIVLMFEVFTQHQVNVNGFRLKPIIAKAFDEQIERLGGHSMGLYERVYKLPEVSARVFIISALLNANDEFKEKALDYMLNNDENLLKAKKSTDGPEELGRLLKWQLLLLTVKSVDHVTLSKYVEEKVLPSIITEASPLVRAYMEWISAIDLTQTYSEAHPLNNEDALFDMLKDHSRPLISITAERILFIALKGLSAGTFCDRLLQRFIAELILNCTSNKPLIRHFSNSLMLSFWPAFENLLKEGTLRNVLKNLYDNAQKTQVHGQFRLGDAIIWDADTDFTLTNIFGGVILKSTDHDVPYIESATFRRFLTCVDNVPVGQDQKHLWLKKRTRPKQEAEVSLQKDSPLQTKSGAWETVMDIDNQSSAVTVKRSPLIVIASLVDKAPNLGGICRLCDVLGAGLLTVHDIRIKNHPQFKSVAVTADRWMPMEAVTTQDITKFMRSKKQEGYTLIGLEQTDKSIQLDNKFQFPPKSLILLGTESEGIPGHLLSELDLCLEIKQSGVIRSMNIQTATAVIVHAYSAQHT
- the ATG20 gene encoding Atg20p (similar to uniprot|Q07528 Saccharomyces cerevisiae YDL113C ATG20 Protein required for transport of aminopeptidase I (Lap4p) through the cytoplasm-to-vacuole targeting pathway binds phosphatidylinositol-3-phosphate involved in localization of membranes to the preautophagosome potential Cdc28p substrate), giving the protein MGDSSESKPDSVGDSSILVDIKRTLENDEDKPSNGADGQELTAKNANLDLSNTTHAGLMRTEILEQDNPFTNKRPEIASDTSSLKENRLLENPNKQYQSRTDVDEDTEPLNTQPRSHSSGSGSMDIKRPEPSTREADTGLGDKVYISEASKASEGQGRTYIAYTIKYKASTVKRRYSDFESLRKILIKLFPMTLIPPIPEKQSITSYGKSMAGSKSSYLLPSEAAGSVDLSLSVINGSVNTNDEKLIRHRIRMLTSFLNRLLKNEEITKTSIITDFLDPNNTNWNDVITSSATISSLPKSVLLCNPLDPTNTTRAHIFLPIPSSSTQLLLNKEILATTAHDEADDGFGKIEQEYRNYEHVMEAGFYKYNKRITKNFHALRQEMKELSEAFAEFSNDQKRGAELAEQLSHLSNAFDESALELESIVGKLYYNINEPLSEAVHMAGAAQELLRYRRLKSVQKTILIRTLLYRKAQVKKLQERESEARKVDHMVDEQVGQQDHINLKHPQNRTYSGKFMTKINKIASMVKETVSYQDPDPTTAIENLEKEISQLSESLEMSEKDLGIISTTIKDYELPKFSKERNEEVSDIMKNYTKYLKSFAERNLKLWQDVKQQQGE